From a region of the Rhinolophus sinicus isolate RSC01 linkage group LG04, ASM3656204v1, whole genome shotgun sequence genome:
- the TOMM5 gene encoding mitochondrial import receptor subunit TOM5 homolog has protein sequence MFRIEGLAPKLDPEEMKRKMREDVISSIRNFLIYVALLRVTPFILKKLDSI, from the exons ATGTTCCGTATCGAGGGCCTTGCGCCCAAGCTGGACCCGGAGGAGATGAAACGGAAGATGCGCGAAGATGTGATCTCCTCCATACGGAACTTCCTTATCTACGTGGCCCTGCTGCGAGTCA ctccttttatcttaaagaaattggACAGCATATAA